One genomic window of Dama dama isolate Ldn47 chromosome 7, ASM3311817v1, whole genome shotgun sequence includes the following:
- the PRR3 gene encoding proline-rich protein 3 isoform X3 — protein sequence MPKRKKQNQQQQQLQQQPPLPERDETGDEEDGSPIGPPSLLGPPPMANGKPGDPKSAFHRGPPGSRGPVIPPLLSLPPPPRGRGPVQRGLGPRQIRPPRLPTLRQKGPLSIRGPLCLLPPRCQRPSAVRLSSPPRLEGAPDLAATFFPVAL from the exons ATGCCGAAACGAAAGAAGCagaatcagcagcagcagcagctgcagcagcagccccCACTGCCAGAGCGGGATGAGACTGGAGACGAGGAGGATGGGAGCCCCATCG GACCACCCAGCCTTCTGGGCCCTCCCCCCATGGCCAATGGAAAGCCTGGTGATCCCAAGTCAG CTTTTCACAGAGGTCCTCCGGGATCAAGGGGACCAGTGATCCCACCACTGCTgagtctcccacctcctccccgggGCAGAGGCCCAGTTCAGCGAGGCCTCGGCCCCAG ACAAATCCGGCCGCCCCGTCTGCCGACACTTCGCCAAAAAGGGCCACTGTCGATACGAGGACCTCTGTGCCTTCTACCACCCAGGTGTCAACGGCCCTCCGCTGTGAGACTGTCCTCCCCACCCAGACTGGAAGGAGCCCCTGACCTGGCAGCCACGTTCTTCCCTGTGGCCCTGTGA
- the PRR3 gene encoding proline-rich protein 3 isoform X1, which yields MPKRKKQNQQQQQLQQQPPLPERDETGDEEDGSPIGPPSLLGPPPMANGKPGDPKSAFHRGPPGSRGPVIPPLLSLPPPPRGRGPVQRGLGPRFGPYGRGWWGVKAEPPFPGPGHGGPSRGGFHKEQRNPRRLKSWSLIKNTCPPKDGPQVMEDKSGRPVCRHFAKKGHCRYEDLCAFYHPGVNGPPL from the exons ATGCCGAAACGAAAGAAGCagaatcagcagcagcagcagctgcagcagcagccccCACTGCCAGAGCGGGATGAGACTGGAGACGAGGAGGATGGGAGCCCCATCG GACCACCCAGCCTTCTGGGCCCTCCCCCCATGGCCAATGGAAAGCCTGGTGATCCCAAGTCAG CTTTTCACAGAGGTCCTCCGGGATCAAGGGGACCAGTGATCCCACCACTGCTgagtctcccacctcctccccgggGCAGAGGCCCAGTTCAGCGAGGCCTCGGCCCCAGGTTTGGCCCGTATGGTCGTGGTTGGTGGGGGGTCAAGGCCGAGCCTCCTTTTCCTGGGCCAGGCCATGGGGGTCCCTCCAGGGGAGGCTTTCACAAAGAACAGAGAAATCCTCGAAGGCTCAAAAGCTGGTCTCTTATCAAGAATACCTGCCCACCCAAGGATGGACCCCAGGTTATGGAAG ACAAATCCGGCCGCCCCGTCTGCCGACACTTCGCCAAAAAGGGCCACTGTCGATACGAGGACCTCTGTGCCTTCTACCACCCAGGTGTCAACGGCCCTCCGCTGTGA
- the PRR3 gene encoding proline-rich protein 3 isoform X2, which yields MPKRKKQNQQQQQLQQQPPLPERDETGDEEDGSPIAFHRGPPGSRGPVIPPLLSLPPPPRGRGPVQRGLGPRFGPYGRGWWGVKAEPPFPGPGHGGPSRGGFHKEQRNPRRLKSWSLIKNTCPPKDGPQVMEDKSGRPVCRHFAKKGHCRYEDLCAFYHPGVNGPPL from the exons ATGCCGAAACGAAAGAAGCagaatcagcagcagcagcagctgcagcagcagccccCACTGCCAGAGCGGGATGAGACTGGAGACGAGGAGGATGGGAGCCCCATCG CTTTTCACAGAGGTCCTCCGGGATCAAGGGGACCAGTGATCCCACCACTGCTgagtctcccacctcctccccgggGCAGAGGCCCAGTTCAGCGAGGCCTCGGCCCCAGGTTTGGCCCGTATGGTCGTGGTTGGTGGGGGGTCAAGGCCGAGCCTCCTTTTCCTGGGCCAGGCCATGGGGGTCCCTCCAGGGGAGGCTTTCACAAAGAACAGAGAAATCCTCGAAGGCTCAAAAGCTGGTCTCTTATCAAGAATACCTGCCCACCCAAGGATGGACCCCAGGTTATGGAAG ACAAATCCGGCCGCCCCGTCTGCCGACACTTCGCCAAAAAGGGCCACTGTCGATACGAGGACCTCTGTGCCTTCTACCACCCAGGTGTCAACGGCCCTCCGCTGTGA